CTTCAAGCAATATGACCCTCGCGGTAACGAATCTGGAGATCTTGCTGATCGCCTCCCTGAATATCCTGAGCATATCGCCCGTATCCAGGGACGCGCTCATCTTCTTGGTAACCTCATAAAGATCGAGGATATCGTGGACCTGGTTCTGCAGCGAGGCATTCAGGTCCTTCAGTGACTTAAGCTCCGCGGTGAACTCATCAAACGATTTTTTCCCGTCGGAAAGCGATGAATTCTTTGAGGCGAAATATCCGGCGTATTTATTATTAAAATAAGAGGGGATGAGCGGGACGGTATTCAAGAACACTATCGAGGCGAAATAGGGCAGCTCGAATCCCCTGTTGAATAACATCAAGACTAAAGTGAATGCGGTGACGCAGCCGGTTATCATATATGATACGGCCAACCCGAACTCAAAAGCCGCGGCTATTACCGCTATAATGGAGAAGTTAAGCGTGAAGATATATATGTGCGCCGGCCTGCCGATGCAGTAAAGCGGCGGTATGAGAGCCAGTATGAAGAATACGGGCAGGACCCCTCTTTTGGAAAGGCCCCATCTTTTCGGGGAGATATTCAGGCGAGGCATACTTTGTTGCCTCCGTTCTTTTTGGCCTCATAAAGGGCCGCGTCAGCAGACCTGATGATCTCATCCCTCGATACCGCGTCTTCGGGCACCCCGGCGCAGCCGATCGAGACCGTGACATGAGTCTCGACCTGCCTCAGGATGAACTTCTCGCCTTCTATCTTCTTCCGTACCTCCTCGCCGAGCCTCTGCGCCGCGGCCTTGTCCTTTCCGAAGAGGACGATGACGAATTCCTCTCCGCCGTACCTGGCCGCGATATCGCCGGGCTCCAGGGAACCCTTGAGCAGACCTCCGATCGACTTAAGGACTATATCCCCTGCGATATGGCCGTATTTGTCGTTATAGCCCTTGAACCCGTCTATATCGAACATAAGCAGCGAGAGCGGTTGTTTTATCCGGACCGCTTTTACGATATCCTCCGCCAGCCTCTCCTTGAAATATCTCTGGCAGTAGAGCCCGGTCAACCCGTCGCTTATCGCGAGCTCTTCTATGCGGTGGTAGAGTTTCGAGTTTTCCAGCGCGATAGCCGCAAGGTCGGAGATGATAGTGAGCAGCCTCAGGTCGTCGGATATGTAAGCCTCGGCCTCCCTGCTTTCGACCCTCAGGATGCCGATGACCTTCTTCTCGGAAATAAGCGGGGCGGCTATCAGGGACTTGAAACCCCTCCTGAACTCGACGGGTATCAGGTCAAGGTTGAACCTGAAATCCTTATCCGCGTCCGATACCATGAGCGGCTGCCTCTGCTTCAAGACCCAGATATCGAAGATATCGCCCTTTTTCGATTTAACGGATACCGCCCCTTCCTTGCCCCTGGCCGCTTTAAGGGCCAGCTCGCGGGCTTCCTCATCGACCAAAAAGAGGATGCAGGCGTCCGCCTTCTCGACCAGATCGCAAACGTTGTCTATGACTATGTTAACCACCGAATCGAGGGATAATGTCGAGCTGAGCTTGCTTGTCAGTTCCTTGAGTGTAGCGTACCTTACGACTTTTTCCTTTAGGGCATCGTTCGCCCCTTTCATATAGGCATATTCGGCCTCGATCGCGTTCTTCTCCTCCTCAAGGGTATCGATCTGCCTGTCTATGGAAAGGGCATGCGTGACCATACTGTTCTTAAAGATGGTAACAAATAGGCCGACGGCGAAAAAAATTAATATCTGCATGTTCATATTGGGAGTGTGGATGTTATTTCCGGAGGAGATCCCGGCTGCGGCGGTCGCATCAACAACGGTGGTTATGTTGGTATTGGTGACGAGCGATACGAAAAGCGTGAGTACCGAGGAGAGCGCTATGAATATCCAGAGGCCCCATTCGCCGAAAGCGACCCATGCCAGAAGGATGATGACATTAAGGAGTATGATAAGGGAGCTGATCAGCCCGTAGACCCAATATTGGACCGGGAACCGGTGGCAGGCTGAGATTATCAAAGAGGAAACGAGTAGAAAACCTGCTATCGCAAGTATTCCTGAAACCAGCTTTTCCTTTTTCAAGCTAGACTATCGCTTTCTCAGTGTCCTTATCGAAGAAATGGATCTTGCCCATGTCGAAGACGAGGTCGATGTCGTGGTTGACCTCGGGCTTGTCGTGTCCTCCGACGCGCGCAATGAAAGCCTGCTTGGGGGTCGCCATGTGGAGATAGACCTCGGAACCCATCGGCTCTACGACGTCCACCCTGGCCGTAACGGTGTTTTCGGGAGGAGCTTCCTGGACAAAGAGTTTATCGTAAATATCTTCCGGCCTTATGCCGAATACGATTTCTTTGCCCTGGTACGGCCCTATCCTGGCTATCATATCGTCGACGATTTTAACCTTGAACGTCCCCTCGTCGAAGTAAAATTTCCCGTCGTCTTTTATGATCTTCCCGTTGAGGAAATTCATCGGAGGGCTGCCTATGAAACCGGCGACGAATTTATTTACGGGTTTATCATATAAGGATATGGGATCTGCTACTTGATGTACTATCCCGTCTTTCATGACGACGATGCGGTTGCCCATCGTCATGGCCTCGACCTGGTCGTGGGTGACATATATCATCGTCGATTGCAGCCTGGTATGCAATTTGTTTATCTCGGTCCTCATCTGCACGCGCATCTTCGCGTCGAGGTTGCTTAAAGGCTCGTCAAACAAAAAGACGAGAGGTTTTCTTACTATCGCCCGTCCTACCGCGACCCTCTGCCGCTCGCCGCCGGAAAGCTCCTTCGGCCTCCTGTTCAGGTACCTGGCTATGCCGAGCATCTGCGCCGCTTCTTTTACGCGCGTGTCGATCTCGGCCCTGGAATATTTACGCAGACGCAGGCCGAACGCCATATTATCATAAACGGTCATATGCGGATACAAGGCGTAGTTCTGGAAGACCATCGCGATATCGCGGTCTTTGGCCGGGACGTCGTTTACCAGCTTATCCCCTATATATATCTCGCCCTCGGATATCTCTTCGAGGCCCGCTATCATCCTCAAAGTAGTGGATTTGCCGCAGCCGGAAGGGCCTACGAAGACGACGAATTCCTTATTCTCGATGCCGAGGGTCACATCAGAGACCGCTTTTGTGTTCCCGGAATAGATCTTCGAGACATGTCTAAGACTTACCTGAGCCATTTGAACCTCCTTGAGGTAGATTTAAGTCAATGATACTACACAAGTTAACTACTGTCAAGTTAAGTAATCTATGACCTGGGCTATGCCGGATTTCAGGTTTTTCCTGTGGATTATCATGTCCAAAAGGCCGTGTTCCAGGAGGAATTCCGAACGCTGGAAACCGGGCGGCAGTTTCTGCCTTATCGTCTGTTCTATTACGCGCGGGCCGGTAAAGCCTATCAGCGCCTTGGGCTCGGCCATTATTATATCGCCCAGCGACGCGAAGCTCGCCATGACGCCGGCCATCGTGGGGTTGGTCAGGACAGAAATATACGGGACGCCTGCCTCGTGAAGCTTCGCTATAGCGGCAGACGTTTTTGCCATCTGCATAAGGGAGAAGAGGCCTTCATACATCCGCGCGCCCCCGCCCGAACCGGAGACGATAACAAGGGGCAACCTCAGGTTTGTGGCCAGTTCAGTCGCCCTGGCTATCTTCTCTCCCACTACCGAACCCATCGAACCCATTATGAAACGCGAATCCGTGACGACGAATATTACCCTTTTGCCCTCTATCATGCCCCTGCCGCTGATGCAGGCCTCGGAAAGGCCGGTATCGGCCGCGTCCTGCTTCAATTTTTCCTCGTACGTCCTCGGCCCCTTGAACTGGAGCGGGTCCATAGACCTTAAACCGGCGTCGCGTTCCTCGAAACTGCCGGCGTCCAGGAGCATCACTATCCTCTCCTGCGCGGTAAGGACGAAATGGTAGCTGCACCTGGGACATACCTTCATGTTCTCCTCAAGGGCCTTGTTGTAGATTATCTCGCCGCATTCCTCGCACTTGGTCCAGAGGCCTTCGGGTATGTCCTTTTTTTTGGCGACTTTTACTATTGTGTATTTCGATCTTCCGAACATATTTTAGGTTATCTTGTTTATTACCAGACCCGACGGGGGTTTGGGATAGAAGTACGTGGTCTTGTGGGGCATCCTCTCCTGCCGCTTTA
The sequence above is a segment of the Candidatus Omnitrophota bacterium genome. Coding sequences within it:
- a CDS encoding sensor domain-containing diguanylate cyclase gives rise to the protein MKKEKLVSGILAIAGFLLVSSLIISACHRFPVQYWVYGLISSLIILLNVIILLAWVAFGEWGLWIFIALSSVLTLFVSLVTNTNITTVVDATAAAGISSGNNIHTPNMNMQILIFFAVGLFVTIFKNSMVTHALSIDRQIDTLEEEKNAIEAEYAYMKGANDALKEKVVRYATLKELTSKLSSTLSLDSVVNIVIDNVCDLVEKADACILFLVDEEARELALKAARGKEGAVSVKSKKGDIFDIWVLKQRQPLMVSDADKDFRFNLDLIPVEFRRGFKSLIAAPLISEKKVIGILRVESREAEAYISDDLRLLTIISDLAAIALENSKLYHRIEELAISDGLTGLYCQRYFKERLAEDIVKAVRIKQPLSLLMFDIDGFKGYNDKYGHIAGDIVLKSIGGLLKGSLEPGDIAARYGGEEFVIVLFGKDKAAAQRLGEEVRKKIEGEKFILRQVETHVTVSIGCAGVPEDAVSRDEIIRSADAALYEAKKNGGNKVCLA
- the ugpC gene encoding sn-glycerol-3-phosphate ABC transporter ATP-binding protein UgpC, with protein sequence MAQVSLRHVSKIYSGNTKAVSDVTLGIENKEFVVFVGPSGCGKSTTLRMIAGLEEISEGEIYIGDKLVNDVPAKDRDIAMVFQNYALYPHMTVYDNMAFGLRLRKYSRAEIDTRVKEAAQMLGIARYLNRRPKELSGGERQRVAVGRAIVRKPLVFLFDEPLSNLDAKMRVQMRTEINKLHTRLQSTMIYVTHDQVEAMTMGNRIVVMKDGIVHQVADPISLYDKPVNKFVAGFIGSPPMNFLNGKIIKDDGKFYFDEGTFKVKIVDDMIARIGPYQGKEIVFGIRPEDIYDKLFVQEAPPENTVTARVDVVEPMGSEVYLHMATPKQAFIARVGGHDKPEVNHDIDLVFDMGKIHFFDKDTEKAIV
- the accD gene encoding acetyl-CoA carboxylase, carboxyltransferase subunit beta translates to MFGRSKYTIVKVAKKKDIPEGLWTKCEECGEIIYNKALEENMKVCPRCSYHFVLTAQERIVMLLDAGSFEERDAGLRSMDPLQFKGPRTYEEKLKQDAADTGLSEACISGRGMIEGKRVIFVVTDSRFIMGSMGSVVGEKIARATELATNLRLPLVIVSGSGGGARMYEGLFSLMQMAKTSAAIAKLHEAGVPYISVLTNPTMAGVMASFASLGDIIMAEPKALIGFTGPRVIEQTIRQKLPPGFQRSEFLLEHGLLDMIIHRKNLKSGIAQVIDYLT